In a genomic window of [Empedobacter] haloabium:
- a CDS encoding DUF4214 domain-containing protein: protein MADDYPGDISTTGRLPIDGTVCGHIDSATDEDWFHLDLQPGAAYQFTATASDGSDPLIYVYGRTGGLPYIMYTNDHGYLNYMPSTTPYSWVDKDDYYLWVKSDHPVDYTVSLRRVADDHMNDESAAIALAVGSNIGAQIDFSGDEEYFRISATMGSTYRIKLSADGGALPAGTELKFPYQAGWADVSYSRDGGALYMDLKAGQTRDYYVRLDTDPREALLAPVRYHVSMTGQVRQLPPDDHGDTAPAIALPTGGSAAARLDYAGDSEYFSLNAVAGTTYKFRLTADNGALPSDVELWAATPVSSWPQPRSYMDGTTKVLEFIADKTGYFEVGVRANINTALPTPVPYHVSATAADVTAPRLSDATGSVDGVLKLSFSEPVQRGTGTIALVDKYSGQVVEAWDMSSKVVRADGKDILIDPGHVLLPGSYYARIDGTAVLDLSGNATDTPYLSQQIGLTRTADGGAVRPYYSLPNRPTDTGVVDGKIGDYTISRVGDTTIAQGPGQPLKFDHIGRLMFTQSDEVLVLTPTPAVSQAWRLYQAAFDRLPDKGGLGYWLYQQEHGMTLQGMATRFLASPEFTSKYGIGSSNADFVANLYHNVLHRDGEAAGLAYHIANLERGVSRADVLAGFSESPENQAAVAELIGHGFAYTPYG from the coding sequence ATGGCAGACGACTACCCAGGCGACATCTCTACAACCGGCAGGCTGCCCATCGATGGTACCGTGTGTGGCCATATCGATTCGGCAACCGACGAGGACTGGTTCCACCTGGACCTCCAGCCGGGTGCTGCATATCAGTTCACGGCGACGGCAAGCGACGGCAGCGACCCGCTGATCTATGTGTATGGCCGGACCGGTGGCCTGCCATACATCATGTACACGAACGACCACGGTTACCTCAACTACATGCCATCGACGACCCCTTACAGCTGGGTCGACAAGGATGACTACTACCTGTGGGTCAAGAGCGACCACCCCGTCGACTACACAGTATCCCTGCGCCGGGTCGCAGACGACCATATGAACGACGAGTCCGCTGCAATCGCACTGGCGGTGGGTAGCAACATCGGCGCCCAGATCGATTTCAGCGGCGACGAGGAATATTTCCGTATTTCGGCGACGATGGGCTCAACCTATCGCATCAAACTGAGCGCGGACGGGGGCGCCCTGCCGGCCGGTACGGAACTGAAGTTCCCCTACCAGGCAGGTTGGGCGGACGTGTCGTACTCCAGGGACGGCGGCGCACTGTACATGGATCTGAAAGCGGGTCAAACGCGTGACTACTACGTCCGGTTGGACACGGACCCGCGCGAAGCGCTGTTGGCACCGGTGCGCTACCACGTCAGCATGACCGGGCAAGTACGGCAGCTTCCGCCCGACGACCACGGCGACACCGCCCCCGCCATCGCGCTCCCCACTGGCGGCAGCGCCGCCGCGCGCCTGGACTATGCCGGCGACAGCGAATATTTCTCGCTTAACGCCGTGGCCGGTACGACCTATAAGTTCCGGCTGACTGCCGACAATGGCGCGCTGCCATCAGACGTCGAGCTATGGGCGGCAACACCCGTGTCGTCCTGGCCCCAGCCGCGCAGCTACATGGACGGTACGACAAAGGTGCTTGAGTTCATAGCAGACAAGACCGGGTACTTCGAAGTCGGCGTGCGCGCCAATATCAACACTGCGCTGCCCACTCCCGTGCCGTATCACGTCAGCGCTACCGCGGCCGACGTGACTGCACCCAGGCTGAGCGACGCGACGGGCAGCGTGGATGGCGTCTTGAAGTTGTCGTTCAGCGAACCCGTTCAGCGCGGCACTGGAACGATCGCGCTGGTCGACAAATATTCAGGCCAGGTCGTCGAGGCATGGGATATGTCGAGCAAAGTCGTCAGAGCCGACGGTAAGGACATCCTTATCGATCCTGGCCATGTATTGCTGCCCGGCAGTTATTATGCGCGCATCGATGGCACCGCCGTCCTGGACCTCAGCGGCAACGCAACCGACACGCCCTACCTTTCGCAGCAGATCGGGCTGACACGCACTGCGGATGGTGGCGCCGTCCGCCCGTATTACAGCTTGCCCAATCGTCCGACCGATACCGGCGTCGTGGACGGCAAGATCGGCGACTATACGATCAGTCGTGTCGGCGACACGACCATCGCCCAAGGGCCGGGCCAGCCTTTGAAATTCGACCACATCGGCCGCCTGATGTTCACGCAAAGCGACGAGGTGCTGGTGCTGACGCCCACGCCCGCCGTCAGCCAGGCCTGGCGCCTGTACCAGGCCGCCTTCGACCGCCTGCCGGACAAGGGCGGGCTGGGCTACTGGCTATACCAGCAGGAACACGGCATGACCTTGCAGGGCATGGCGACCAGGTTCCTGGCCAGCCCGGAATTCACGAGCAAATACGGCATCGGTTCCAGTAACGCCGACTTCGTCGCCAACCTGTACCACAACGTGCTGCACCGCGACGGCGAGGCGGCCGGCCTGGCCTATCACATCGCCAACCTGGAACGGGGCGTGTCGCGCGCCGACGTGCTGGCCGGCTTCAGCGAAAGTCCGGAAAACCAGGCGGCGGTAGCCGAGTTGATCGGCCACGGCTTCGCCTACACGCCCTACGGCTGA
- a CDS encoding PLP-dependent aspartate aminotransferase family protein — protein sequence MQDDKTSHLATRVIHAGQAPDPSTGAIMPPIYATSTFVQDSPGVHKGLDYGRSHNPTRWAFERCVADLEGGAQGYAFASGLAAISTVLELLDAGSHIVAGDDMYGGTYRLFERVRRRSAGHTFTYADLTNPENLLAALRPETKMVWIETPTNPMLKLADLRTIALICRERGILAVADNTFASPIVQRPLELGFDIVVHSATKYLNGHSDIIGGIAVVAGDERQAAWREQLGFLQNSVGGILGPFDSFLALRGVKTLAIRMERHCASALELAQWLEREPKVRKVYYPGLASHPQHELARRQMDGFGGIISIDLDTDLAGARRFLERCEVFALAESLGGVESLIEHPALMTHATIPPAQRAQLGIGDGLIRLSVGIEHIEDLRRDLQNALAAI from the coding sequence ATGCAAGACGATAAAACCTCCCATCTCGCCACCCGCGTCATCCACGCGGGCCAGGCGCCCGATCCCTCGACCGGCGCCATCATGCCGCCGATCTACGCCACCTCCACCTTCGTGCAGGACAGCCCGGGCGTGCACAAGGGCCTGGACTACGGTCGCTCGCACAACCCGACCCGCTGGGCGTTCGAGCGCTGCGTGGCCGACCTGGAAGGCGGCGCGCAGGGCTACGCCTTCGCCTCCGGCCTGGCCGCCATCTCCACGGTGCTGGAACTGCTGGACGCCGGTTCGCACATCGTCGCCGGCGACGACATGTACGGCGGCACCTATCGCCTGTTCGAACGGGTGCGGCGCCGCAGCGCCGGCCACACCTTCACCTATGCCGACCTGACCAATCCGGAAAACCTGCTGGCCGCGCTGCGCCCGGAAACGAAGATGGTGTGGATCGAGACGCCGACCAATCCGATGCTGAAGCTGGCCGACCTGCGCACCATCGCGCTGATCTGCCGCGAGCGCGGCATCCTGGCGGTGGCCGACAACACGTTCGCCAGCCCGATCGTGCAGCGCCCGCTGGAGCTGGGCTTCGACATCGTCGTGCACTCGGCCACCAAATACCTGAACGGCCACTCCGACATCATCGGCGGCATCGCCGTGGTGGCGGGCGACGAACGCCAGGCTGCCTGGCGCGAGCAGCTGGGCTTCCTGCAGAACTCCGTGGGCGGCATCCTTGGCCCGTTCGACAGCTTCCTGGCGCTGCGCGGCGTGAAGACACTGGCAATCCGCATGGAGCGCCACTGCGCCAGCGCGCTGGAACTGGCGCAGTGGCTGGAGCGCGAGCCGAAGGTACGCAAGGTGTATTACCCCGGCCTGGCATCGCATCCGCAGCATGAACTGGCGCGGCGCCAGATGGACGGTTTCGGCGGCATCATCTCGATCGACCTGGACACGGATCTCGCCGGCGCGCGCCGCTTCCTGGAACGCTGCGAGGTGTTCGCGCTGGCCGAGAGCCTGGGCGGCGTCGAAAGCCTGATCGAGCATCCGGCGCTGATGACGCACGCGACGATTCCGCCGGCGCAGCGCGCGCAGCTGGGCATCGGCGATGGCCTGATCCGCCTGTCGGTGGGCATCGAGCACATCGAGGACCTGCGGCGCGACCTGCAGAACGCGCTGGCGGCGATCTAG
- a CDS encoding carboxy terminal-processing peptidase — MKKQMLLAAMSLAILSAYAGAAPADKSADQALKPAAQQTQAAVWASRVLSRYHYKATPLDDAMSEKIFDRYFKSLDAEKLFFVQADVDKYADAKQKLDDAIVGENLQLPFNIYNLYQQRFAERIAYARELLKTKPDFTLDESYQYDREKAEWAKDEAEVRDLWRKRVKNDWLRLKLAGKDDKAIRETLDKRYANYMSRSRKLNNEDVFQIFMNAYAMSIEPHTNYLGPRASEQFDIQMRLSLEGIGAVLQSREDYTVIREVVAGSPAGMSGKVKVGDRIMAVGQGDNGPLTDVLGWRIDDVVALIRGPKDSTVRLQMLPADAGPDGKPVTIALVRKKISMEEQSAKKTIMEVRDGAVKRRVGVISLPTFYMDFEARRKGDKDFKSATRDVARLLAELKKEKVDNVLIDLRNNGGGSLTEAVELTGLFIDRGPVVQQRSAEGKVEVESDTVPGLAWDGPVGVLINRGSASASEIFAAALQDYGRGIIIGEPSFGKGTVQTLINLDRFGQGDKARLGELKMTIAQFFRINGGTTQLRGVTPDIKLPAIADADNFGESSYDNALPYTVIKPAVYIPAGEVKDIVPLLEKKHQARVAKDKDFQYLVDDINYVKKQRKENMISLNETVRRKERDQQEQRAKLREARLAAAPSPDDPILVPDPKEGLKQAVSAKPAGAKAAKQAAAVKGASRTDDGLQGDERSLAAELEAEKAAKNAKDVLLNEAVHILADEVGLLKTDTRLASRVLPYTPDR, encoded by the coding sequence ATGAAGAAGCAAATGCTGTTGGCCGCGATGTCGCTGGCAATCCTGTCCGCCTACGCGGGCGCCGCTCCCGCCGACAAGTCCGCCGACCAGGCGTTGAAGCCTGCCGCCCAGCAGACCCAGGCCGCCGTCTGGGCGTCGCGCGTGCTGTCGCGCTACCACTACAAGGCCACGCCGCTGGACGACGCGATGTCGGAGAAGATCTTCGACCGCTACTTCAAGTCGCTGGATGCGGAAAAGCTGTTCTTCGTGCAGGCCGACGTGGATAAATACGCCGATGCCAAGCAGAAGCTGGACGACGCCATCGTCGGCGAGAACCTGCAGCTGCCGTTCAATATCTACAACCTGTACCAGCAGCGCTTCGCCGAGCGGATCGCCTATGCGCGCGAGCTGCTCAAGACCAAGCCCGACTTCACCCTGGACGAGAGCTACCAGTACGACCGCGAAAAGGCGGAATGGGCCAAGGACGAAGCCGAGGTCAGGGACCTGTGGCGCAAGCGCGTCAAGAATGACTGGCTGCGCCTGAAGCTGGCCGGCAAGGACGACAAGGCCATCCGCGAAACGCTGGACAAGCGCTACGCCAACTACATGAGCCGCTCGCGCAAGCTGAACAATGAAGACGTGTTCCAGATCTTCATGAACGCATACGCGATGTCGATCGAGCCGCACACCAACTACCTGGGCCCGCGCGCCTCGGAGCAGTTCGACATCCAGATGCGCCTGTCGCTGGAAGGCATCGGCGCCGTGCTGCAGTCGCGCGAGGACTACACCGTGATCCGCGAAGTGGTGGCGGGCAGCCCGGCCGGCATGTCCGGCAAGGTCAAGGTGGGCGACCGCATCATGGCCGTGGGGCAGGGCGACAATGGCCCGCTGACGGACGTGCTGGGCTGGCGCATCGACGACGTCGTCGCCTTGATCCGCGGTCCGAAGGATTCCACCGTGCGCCTGCAGATGCTGCCGGCGGACGCGGGCCCGGACGGCAAGCCCGTCACCATCGCGCTGGTGCGCAAGAAAATCAGCATGGAAGAGCAGTCCGCCAAGAAGACCATCATGGAAGTGCGCGACGGCGCGGTCAAGCGCCGCGTCGGCGTGATCTCGCTGCCCACGTTCTACATGGACTTCGAGGCCCGTCGCAAGGGCGACAAGGACTTCAAGAGCGCGACGCGCGACGTGGCGCGCCTGCTGGCCGAGCTGAAGAAAGAGAAGGTCGACAACGTGCTGATCGACCTGCGCAACAACGGCGGCGGCTCGCTGACGGAAGCCGTCGAGCTGACCGGCCTGTTCATCGACCGCGGTCCCGTGGTGCAGCAGCGCAGCGCCGAAGGCAAGGTCGAGGTGGAAAGCGACACCGTGCCGGGCCTGGCCTGGGACGGCCCGGTGGGCGTGCTGATCAACCGTGGCTCGGCCTCGGCGTCGGAGATCTTCGCGGCCGCACTGCAGGACTATGGGCGCGGCATCATCATCGGCGAACCGAGCTTCGGCAAGGGCACCGTGCAGACCCTGATCAACCTGGACCGCTTCGGCCAGGGCGACAAGGCGCGCCTGGGCGAGTTGAAGATGACGATCGCCCAATTCTTCCGCATCAACGGCGGCACCACGCAGTTGCGCGGCGTAACGCCGGATATCAAGCTGCCGGCCATCGCCGACGCGGACAACTTCGGCGAATCGAGCTACGACAACGCGCTGCCGTACACCGTCATCAAGCCGGCCGTCTACATCCCGGCCGGCGAAGTGAAGGACATCGTGCCGCTGCTGGAGAAGAAGCACCAGGCGCGGGTGGCGAAGGACAAGGACTTCCAGTACCTGGTGGACGACATCAACTACGTCAAGAAGCAGCGCAAGGAAAACATGATCTCGCTGAACGAGACCGTGCGCCGCAAGGAACGCGACCAGCAGGAGCAGCGCGCCAAGCTGCGCGAGGCGCGCCTGGCGGCGGCACCGTCGCCGGACGATCCGATCCTGGTGCCCGATCCGAAGGAAGGCCTGAAGCAGGCGGTGTCCGCCAAGCCGGCCGGCGCCAAGGCCGCCAAGCAGGCCGCGGCCGTGAAGGGCGCCAGCCGCACCGACGACGGCCTGCAGGGCGACGAGCGTTCGCTGGCGGCCGAGCTGGAAGCGGAGAAGGCCGCCAAGAACGCCAAGGACGTGCTGCTCAACGAAGCGGTGCACATCCTGGCCGACGAGGTGGGCCTGTTGAAGACCGATACGCGGCTGGCCTCGCGCGTGCTGCCGTACACGCCGGACCGTTAA
- a CDS encoding glycoside hydrolase family 19 protein, which yields MNLTPEQLLKIAPSVGASAGVYVNALNAAMSRYCINTPQRAAHFLAQVVHESGELQRVRENLNYSAAGLRATWPSRFPSVAGAQLYARQPQKIANYVYANRMGNGDEKSGDGWRYRGAGWLQLTGRKAHHEVAGALGVIGDVGTWLESVPGAALSAAWYWWKVGCNKLADAGNVDGISDLINLGHRTERVGDSIGYDKRLSLTRHCLAVLS from the coding sequence GTGAACCTGACCCCCGAGCAACTGCTGAAGATCGCGCCCAGCGTCGGCGCCAGCGCGGGCGTGTACGTCAACGCGCTCAACGCGGCCATGTCGCGCTACTGCATCAACACGCCGCAGCGGGCCGCGCACTTCCTGGCGCAGGTCGTGCACGAAAGCGGCGAGCTGCAGCGCGTGCGCGAGAACCTGAACTACTCGGCGGCCGGGCTGCGCGCCACCTGGCCCAGCCGCTTCCCGAGCGTCGCCGGCGCCCAGCTGTACGCGCGCCAGCCGCAGAAGATCGCGAACTACGTCTACGCGAACCGGATGGGCAACGGCGACGAGAAGAGCGGCGACGGCTGGCGGTACCGCGGCGCCGGCTGGCTGCAGCTCACCGGCCGCAAAGCGCATCACGAGGTGGCCGGCGCCCTGGGCGTGATCGGTGACGTTGGCACCTGGCTGGAATCGGTGCCGGGCGCGGCGCTGTCGGCGGCCTGGTACTGGTGGAAGGTCGGCTGCAACAAGCTGGCGGACGCCGGGAACGTGGACGGCATCTCGGACCTGATCAACCTGGGCCACCGCACCGAGCGCGTGGGCGACTCGATCGGCTACGACAAGCGGCTGAGCCTGACCCGTCACTGCCTGGCGGTGCTGTCATGA
- a CDS encoding pyridoxal-phosphate dependent enzyme: MQGTTPTSPAALFGLIGNTPLVEVTRLDTGPCQLFLKLESQNPGGSIKDRIGLSIIEAAERDGRLKPGGVIVEATAGNTGLGLALVGRIKGYRVILVVPDKMATEKVLHLKALGAEIHITRSDVGKGHPDYYQDVAARLAADLPGAFFADQFNNPANPLAHETTTGPELWEQSGHQLDAIVVGVGSSGTLTGLTRYFARANPALEFVLADPKGSILTEYVQTGNVPATSGSWAVEGIGEDFIPSIADFSGVRQAYTISDQESFDSARELLRAEGILGGSSTGTLLAAALKYCRAQTTPKRVATFVCDTGTRYLSKMYNDGWMVDQGLIQRPRTGDLRDLIGRRHDAGEVVSVAPSDTLMIAFNRMRSADLAQLPVLENGRLVGIIDESDLLLKVENQPDHFASLVGATMTARLETLHPGDSVQALRSTLDRGLTAVIADQHTFYGLITRFDLLNHLRRTLT; this comes from the coding sequence ATGCAAGGCACCACCCCTACGTCGCCCGCAGCCCTGTTTGGCCTGATCGGCAACACCCCGCTGGTCGAAGTCACCCGGCTCGATACCGGCCCCTGCCAGCTGTTCCTGAAACTCGAATCGCAGAATCCGGGCGGCTCGATCAAGGACCGCATCGGCCTGTCCATCATCGAAGCGGCCGAACGCGACGGCCGCCTGAAACCCGGCGGCGTCATCGTCGAAGCCACCGCCGGCAACACCGGCCTGGGCCTGGCCCTGGTCGGCCGCATCAAGGGCTACCGCGTCATTCTGGTGGTGCCCGACAAGATGGCCACCGAAAAAGTGCTGCACCTGAAAGCCCTCGGCGCCGAAATCCACATCACCCGATCCGACGTCGGCAAGGGCCATCCCGACTACTACCAGGACGTGGCTGCGCGCCTCGCCGCCGACCTGCCCGGCGCCTTCTTCGCCGACCAGTTCAACAACCCGGCCAATCCGCTGGCGCACGAGACCACCACCGGCCCCGAGCTGTGGGAGCAGTCCGGCCACCAGCTCGACGCGATCGTCGTCGGCGTCGGCTCGTCCGGCACCTTGACCGGCCTGACGCGCTATTTCGCCCGCGCCAACCCGGCGCTGGAATTCGTGCTGGCCGACCCGAAGGGCTCGATCCTGACCGAATACGTCCAGACCGGCAACGTACCGGCCACCAGCGGCTCCTGGGCCGTCGAAGGCATCGGCGAGGACTTCATCCCGTCGATCGCCGACTTCTCCGGCGTGCGCCAGGCCTACACGATCAGCGACCAGGAAAGCTTCGACAGCGCGCGCGAACTGCTGCGCGCCGAGGGCATCCTGGGCGGCTCGTCCACCGGCACGCTGCTGGCCGCCGCGCTGAAATACTGCCGGGCGCAAACCACGCCGAAGCGCGTCGCCACCTTCGTCTGCGACACCGGCACGCGCTACCTGTCGAAGATGTACAACGACGGCTGGATGGTCGACCAGGGCTTGATCCAGCGCCCACGCACGGGCGACCTGCGCGACCTGATCGGCCGCCGCCACGATGCCGGCGAAGTGGTCAGCGTGGCGCCGAGCGATACGCTGATGATCGCCTTCAACCGCATGCGCTCGGCCGACCTGGCCCAGCTGCCAGTGCTCGAGAACGGCCGCCTGGTCGGCATCATCGACGAATCGGACCTGCTGCTGAAAGTGGAAAACCAGCCCGACCACTTCGCCAGCCTGGTCGGTGCCACGATGACGGCGCGCCTGGAAACGCTGCACCCGGGCGACTCGGTCCAGGCGCTGCGCAGCACGCTGGACCGCGGACTGACCGCCGTCATCGCCGACCAGCACACGTTCTATGGCCTGATCACCCGTTTCGACCTCCTCAACCACCTGCGCAGGACGCTGACCTAA
- a CDS encoding thymidine kinase, which translates to MAKLYFRYSAMNAGKSTAMLQVAHNYEEQGQTVRLFTAAIDDRFGVGKITSRLGLQRDVETFDANTNFLALDKVACVLVDEAQFLSVTQVQQLHQLAQVQGVPVICYGLRTDFRGEPFPGSIYLLALADDIEELKNICTCGKKATMNIRVDEEGRRIRHGEQISIGGNERYRQACGRCFYTT; encoded by the coding sequence GTGGCAAAACTCTATTTCCGTTATTCCGCGATGAACGCGGGCAAATCGACCGCGATGCTGCAGGTCGCCCACAACTACGAAGAGCAGGGCCAGACCGTGCGCCTGTTCACGGCCGCCATCGACGACCGCTTCGGCGTCGGCAAGATCACGTCGCGCCTGGGCCTGCAGCGCGACGTCGAGACGTTCGACGCCAACACCAACTTCCTGGCGCTGGACAAGGTGGCCTGTGTGCTGGTGGACGAGGCCCAGTTCCTGTCCGTAACCCAGGTGCAGCAACTGCACCAGCTGGCCCAGGTGCAGGGCGTGCCGGTGATCTGCTACGGCCTGCGCACGGACTTCCGCGGCGAGCCGTTCCCCGGCTCGATCTACCTGCTGGCGCTGGCCGACGATATCGAAGAGCTGAAGAATATCTGCACCTGCGGCAAGAAGGCGACGATGAACATCCGCGTCGACGAGGAGGGCCGCCGCATCCGCCACGGCGAACAGATCAGCATCGGCGGCAATGAGCGCTACCGACAGGCCTGCGGGCGCTGTTTCTATACGACCTGA
- a CDS encoding acylase — protein sequence MPRMSSTLALCAVLSAAVPLAVQARQAKPAAAPVTADGKLSAAEVQRLGALAARVTILRDKWGIPHVYGKTDADAVFGMLYAQAEDDFNRVERNFITALGRAAEVDGEKALYDDLRMKLFIRPDQLQAQYQASPAWLKKLMNAWADGLNWYLHTHPDVRPALLTRFEPWMALSFSEGSIGGDIEEIDTRELQRFYEGRPQLAGAPASLLREPGGSNGFAIAPKLTKNGHALLMINPHTSFYFRPEIHVISEEGLNAYGAVTWGQFFVYQGFNDRLGWMHTSGGGDVIDEFLETVTEQDGKYYYQYGSEKRPVRAVEIRLPYKTATGMAEKTVTAYFTHHGPVVRREGGKWVAVALMNEPLKALQQSYLRTKARNYKAFWQAMELRTNSSNNTVYADADGNIAYFHGNFIPVRDPRFDYTQPVDGSNPATDWKGLHAVKDTIRLFNPKNGWIQNTNNWPFSAAGEYSPKQQDYPAYMSMNPENARGIHAVRVLKDKQDFTLDSLIASAYDSQLTAFEPLLPLLLRAYDDAPAGDVAKSRLTEQITLLRDWNMRYGLKSVPTSLAIYWLQHLVKVHGPAAKEQRIAVLDYLATQVTPRQRLEALVQASNKLDADFGTWKTPWGEINRFQRLTGDIRQPFDDSKPSLPVPYASGNWGALAAFGMTSPQTTRRLYGERGNSFVAAVEFGPRVRAKSILAGGQSGDPKSPHFTDQAEMYARGEFKDVLFYKEDVLKNLERQYHPGQ from the coding sequence ATGCCGAGAATGTCCTCCACTTTGGCGCTGTGCGCCGTGCTGTCCGCCGCCGTGCCGCTGGCCGTGCAGGCGCGCCAGGCCAAGCCGGCCGCGGCGCCCGTCACGGCGGACGGCAAGCTCAGTGCCGCCGAGGTGCAGCGACTGGGTGCGCTGGCGGCGCGCGTGACGATCCTGCGCGACAAGTGGGGCATCCCGCACGTCTACGGCAAGACGGATGCGGACGCCGTGTTCGGCATGCTGTACGCCCAGGCGGAGGACGACTTCAACCGCGTCGAGCGCAACTTCATCACCGCGCTGGGTCGCGCCGCCGAAGTCGATGGCGAGAAGGCCCTGTACGACGACCTGCGCATGAAACTGTTCATTCGCCCGGACCAGCTGCAGGCGCAATACCAGGCCAGCCCGGCGTGGCTGAAGAAGCTGATGAACGCCTGGGCCGATGGCCTGAACTGGTACCTGCACACGCACCCGGACGTGCGCCCGGCGCTGCTGACGCGCTTCGAGCCATGGATGGCACTGTCGTTTTCCGAAGGCAGCATCGGCGGCGACATCGAGGAGATCGACACCAGGGAACTGCAGCGCTTCTACGAAGGCCGGCCGCAGCTGGCCGGCGCGCCGGCCTCCTTACTGCGCGAGCCGGGCGGCTCGAACGGCTTCGCCATCGCGCCGAAGCTGACGAAGAACGGCCACGCGCTCTTGATGATCAACCCGCACACCTCGTTCTACTTCCGGCCCGAGATCCACGTGATCAGCGAGGAGGGCCTGAACGCCTACGGCGCCGTGACGTGGGGCCAGTTCTTCGTCTACCAGGGCTTCAATGATCGCCTGGGCTGGATGCACACGTCCGGCGGCGGCGACGTCATCGACGAGTTCCTGGAAACGGTCACCGAGCAGGACGGCAAATACTACTATCAGTACGGGAGCGAGAAGCGGCCCGTCCGCGCCGTCGAGATCCGGCTGCCGTACAAGACCGCGACGGGCATGGCCGAGAAAACCGTCACCGCCTATTTCACGCATCACGGCCCGGTGGTGCGGCGCGAGGGCGGCAAGTGGGTGGCGGTGGCGCTGATGAACGAGCCGTTGAAGGCGTTGCAGCAGTCCTATCTGCGCACCAAGGCGCGCAACTACAAGGCCTTCTGGCAGGCGATGGAGCTGCGCACCAACTCGTCCAACAACACGGTATATGCGGACGCCGATGGCAATATCGCCTACTTCCACGGTAACTTCATTCCCGTGCGTGATCCGCGCTTCGACTACACCCAGCCGGTCGACGGCAGCAACCCGGCCACCGACTGGAAGGGCCTGCACGCCGTCAAGGACACCATCCGCCTGTTCAATCCGAAGAACGGCTGGATCCAGAACACCAACAATTGGCCCTTCTCGGCCGCCGGCGAGTACAGCCCGAAGCAGCAGGACTACCCGGCCTACATGTCGATGAATCCCGAGAATGCGCGCGGCATCCATGCCGTGCGGGTGCTGAAGGACAAGCAGGACTTCACCCTGGACAGCCTGATCGCCAGCGCCTACGACAGCCAGCTGACGGCCTTCGAGCCGTTGCTGCCGCTGCTGCTGCGCGCCTACGACGACGCGCCCGCCGGCGACGTCGCCAAGTCCCGGCTGACCGAGCAGATCACCCTGCTGCGCGACTGGAACATGCGCTATGGCTTGAAATCGGTGCCGACCTCGCTGGCGATCTACTGGCTGCAGCACCTGGTCAAGGTGCATGGCCCGGCCGCCAAGGAGCAGCGCATCGCCGTGCTGGACTACCTGGCCACCCAGGTGACGCCGCGCCAGCGCCTGGAAGCGCTGGTGCAGGCCTCGAACAAGCTCGATGCGGACTTCGGCACCTGGAAGACGCCATGGGGCGAGATCAACCGCTTCCAACGGCTGACCGGCGACATCCGCCAGCCGTTCGACGACAGCAAGCCCAGCCTCCCGGTGCCGTATGCGTCCGGTAACTGGGGCGCGCTGGCGGCGTTCGGCATGACGTCGCCGCAGACCACGCGGCGCCTCTACGGCGAGCGCGGCAACAGCTTTGTCGCCGCTGTCGAGTTCGGCCCGCGCGTGCGTGCGAAAAGCATCCTGGCGGGCGGCCAGAGCGGCGATCCGAAGTCGCCGCATTTTACGGACCAGGCCGAGATGTATGCCCGCGGCGAATTCAAGGACGTGCTGTTCTACAAGGAAGACGTGCTGAAGAACCTGGAGCGGCAGTACCACCCGGGCCAGTAG